The following are encoded in a window of Rosa chinensis cultivar Old Blush chromosome 4, RchiOBHm-V2, whole genome shotgun sequence genomic DNA:
- the LOC112200612 gene encoding xylan glycosyltransferase MUCI21: protein MKTKKRVLVAVAALCLFFIVFQISVSSTSRFLNNAAFPAKTQETTRVESKLISKQLHHPPKSLELRLESPIICDRTSIRYDLCSINGPTVLDPTTSTFFTMNSTETPLVERIRPYPRKFEDLIMADIKNFTLTVGPRIPMCRVQHNAPALVFTAGGYTGNFWHDFNDGFIPLFITANTIFPDQDFVIVVSEAPKWWPSKYADLLRMFTNHPIVNLGSDTTTHCFPSAKLGLISHGFMIINQTLIPNSKTYMNFRELLGKAYNQLAQIQTKIFTSKPTNPRPRLVLASRRQATGRTIMNQAQVIRLIKKVGFDVVVFEPKTKTSLQESYALLNSSHAFVGVHGAALTHSLFLRPGAVFVQVVPIGIGWAAEAFFGRVAKGLNLEYIEYKIGVEESSLVDKFGKDSLLVRDPFALQKRGWPPEVMNTYLKEQNVKLDLVRFKRYLKKAFKKAKRFMDNEGY, encoded by the exons ATGAAGACGAAGAAGAGGGTTCTGGTAGCAGTGGCTGCTTTGTGCTTGTTCTTCATCGTATTCCAGATCAGTGTCTCATCGACCTCCAGATTTCTTAATAATGCAGCATTTCCAGCTAAGACTCAAG AAACAACTCGTGTGGAATCAAAGCTGATTAGTAAACAACTCCATCACCCACCGAAGTCTTTGGAACTTCGTTTGGAGAGTCCGATCATCTGTGACCGAACCTCTATTCGTTATGATCTCTGCTCAATCAACGGCCCAACAGTTTTGGATCCGACCACATCGACTTTCTTCACTATGAACTCTACCGAAACTCCATTGGTAGAAAGAATCAGACCCTATCCTCGAAAATTCGAAGACCTCATAATGGCTGATATCAAGAACTTCACACTCACTGTCGGACCACGAATCCCAATGTGTAGAGTTCAACACAATGCTCCTGCGCTAGTATTCACCGCCGGTGGATACACCGGAAACTTTTGGCATGACTTCAACGATGGATTCATCCCTCTCTTTATCACCGCCAACACCATATTCCCAGATCAAGACTTCGTCATTGTGGTTTCCGAAGCTCCCAAGTGGTGGCCTAGTAAGTATGCCGATTTACTACGCATGTTCACCAATCATCCTATTGTCAACCTAGGAAGTGATACCACCACCCATTGTTTTCCTTCTGCCAAGCTAGGCCTTATATCACATGGCTTCATGATCATAAACCAAACATTAATACCCAACTCAAAGACATACATGAATTTTCGTGAGCTCCTTGGCAAAGCCTATAACCAACTAGCccaaatccaaaccaaaattttcacCTCTAAGCCCACAAATCCTCGGCCCAGACTTGTTTTGGCGAGCCGACGTCAGGCCACTGGACGCACGATCATGAACCAAGCCCAAGTTATTCGTTTGATCAAgaaagtaggttttgatgtggTGGTATTTGAGCCTAAAACCAAAACCTCATTGCAAGAATCTTATGCATTACTGAATTCAAGCCATGCTTTTGTTGGGGTTCATGGAGCTGCACTTACGCACTCATTGTTCCTCCGGCCGGGCGCGGTGTTCGTGCAGGTGGTGCCAATAGGAATAGGCTGGGCGGCGGAAGCGTTTTTCGGGAGAGTAGCAAAAGGGTTGAATTTGGAGTATATTGAGTACAAAATTGGTGTGGAAGAGAGTAGCTTGGTGGACAAGTTTGGAAAGGACAGTTTGTTGGTTAGGGATCCATTTGCTCTTCAAAAAAGGGGCTGGCCCCCGGAGGTTATGAACACTTACTTGAAAGAACAGAATGTGAAACTGGATTTGGTTAGGTTCAAGAGATATTTGAAGAAAGCTTTTAAGAAAGCTAAGAGATTTATGGACAATGAGGGTTATTGA
- the LOC112199716 gene encoding xylan glycosyltransferase MUCI21 yields the protein MRKMKKRVLVGLASLCFCFIVFHISVSLTSRFPHSAAFSVETREITREILEIHEQIHHPAQKSPISCDRTCKHYDICSINGPTGLDPTTSTFFTMDSSQLAPLEVERIRPYPRKFEDFIMAQIKDLTLAVGPRSPPCKVQHNAPALVFAAGGYTGNFWHDFNDGFIPLFITANTLFPDQDFVIVVSQAPKWWIYKYADLLRIFTKHPIITMGNDATTHCFPSASLGLISHGFMTINQTLIPRAKTFLHFRGLLDNAYKRRSQPQILSSEQTKPRPRLVLASRNHATGRRIVNQVQVVRLVKKVGFDVIVFEPKANNSLHESYALLNSSHAFVGVHGAALTHSLFLRPGSVFVQVVPIGVDWAANACFGRVAKGLRLEYFEYKIGVKESSLVDKYGNDSLVVKDPFGLQKMGWRAEVMDIYLKEQNVKLDLVRFKGYLKQAFKKAKKFMDNNG from the exons atgaggaagatgaagaagagggtTTTGGTAGGATTGGCTTCTTTGTGCTTTTGTTTTATTGTATTCCATATCAGTGTCTCATTAACCTCCAGATTTCCTCATAGTGCAGCATTTTCAGTAGAGACTCGAG AAATAACACGTGAGATATTGGAAATTCATGAACAAATCCATCACCCTGCACAGAAAAGTCCGATCAGTTGCGACCGTACCTGTAAACATTACGATATCTGCTCGATCAACGGCCCAACAGGCTTGGATCCAACCACATCCACATTCTTCACTATGGACTCATCCCAACTTGCACCCCTGGAAGTGGAAAGAATCCGACCTTACCCTCGAAAATTCGAAGATTTCATAATGGCCCAGATCAAGGACCTCACACTCGCTGTTGGCCCACGAAGCCCACCGTGTAAAGTCCAACACAATGCTCCGGCCCTAGTATTCGCCGCCGGTGGATACACCGGAAACTTTTGGCATGACTTCAATGATGGATTTATCCCGCTCTTTATCACCGCCAACACACTCTTCCCAGATCAAGACTTCGTGATCGTGGTTTCCCAAGCTCCAAAGTGGTGGATTTATAAGTATGCCGATTTACTACGCATATTCACCAAGCACCCTATTATTACCATGGGAAATGATGCCACCACCCATTGTTTTCCTTCTGCCAGTCTAGGCCTTATATCACATGGTTTCATGACTATAAACCAAACACTAATACCTCGTGCAAAAACGTTTCTGCATTTTCGTGGGCTCCTAGACAACGCATATAAGCGAAGGTCCCAACCTCAAATTCTCTCCTCTGAGCAGACAAAACCCCGGCCACGCCTTGTTTTGGCGAGCCGGAATCATGCAACTGGACGCAGGATCGTTAACCAGGTTCAAGTAGTTCGTTTGGTAAAGAAAGTGGGGTTTGATGTGATTGTGTTTGAGCCCAAGGCCAATAACTCATTGCATGAGTCTTATGCGTTACTTAATTCAAGCCATGCTTTTGTTGGGGTACATGGCGCTGCACTTACACACTCATTGTTCCTCCGGCCGGGTTCAGTGTTCGTACAGGTGGTGCCGATTGGGGTGGACTGGGCGGCGAATGCGTGTTTCGGGAGAGTGGCGAAGGGGCTGAGGTTGGAGTATTTTGAGTACAAGATCGGAGTGAAAGAGAGTAGCTTGGTGGACAAGTATGGTAATGATAGTTTGGTGGTAAAAGATCCATTTGGTCTTCAGAAAATGGGGTGGCGTGCTGAGGTTATGGACATTTACTTGAAGGAGCAGAATGTGAAGCTGGATTTGGTTAGGTTCAAGGGGTATTTGAAGCAAGCGTTTAAGAAGGCTAAGAAATTTATGGACAACAATGGTTAG
- the LOC112200407 gene encoding chorismate mutase 3, chloroplastic isoform X1, with protein MDAKLLQPSVPNISVYSTPKDSHLVSKIILTTSSHSFPCNPERKQTLNAAMALQASSSPSHLIGYSGKKRVDASESLTLDSIRHSLIRQEDDIIFSLLERAQYCYNTDTYDRDAFSMEGFHGSLVEFMLRETEKLHAQVGRYKSPDEHPFFPAHLPEPMLPPLQYPQVLHPCAGSININNKVWNMYFRDLLPRLVKQGDDGNCGSAAVFDTLCLQALSKRIHYGKFVAEAKFRQSPADYEPAIRAQDRMQLMSLLTFETVEAAIKKRVEMKTKTLGQEVKINQDEDDANPVYKIKPNLVAALYGDWIMPLTKEVQVEYLLRRLD; from the exons ATGGACGCCAAGTTGTTACAACCTTCAGTCCCCAACATTTCAGTCTACAGTACCCCAAAGGATTCCCATTTGGTCTCCAAGATCATTCTTACAACCTCCAGCCATAGCTTTCCATGCAATCCAGAAAGAAAACAGACCCTTAATGCTGCTATGGCCCTGcaagcttcttcttctccatcccATCTCATCGg ATATTCAGGGAAGAAAAGGGTAGATGCGAGTGAAAGCTTGACTCTAGACAGTATTAGACACTCTTTGATTCGACAAGAGGATGACATAATATTTAGCCTTTTGGAGAGGGCACAGTATTGTTACAATACTGACACTTACGACCGTGATGCCTTCTCAATGGAAGGATTTCATGGTTCGCTGGTGGAATTCATGCTCAGGGAAACTGAAAAGCTCCATGCGCAG GTTGGCAGATACAAGAGCCCAGATGAGCATCCTTTCTTCCCGGCACATTTACCAGAGCCAATGCTTCCTCCTTTGCAATATCCACAG GTTCTACATCCTTGTGCTGGTTCGATTAATATAAACAACAAAGTTTGGAACATGTATTTTAGAGATCTTCTTCCCAGATTAGTCAAACAAGGAGATGATGGTAATTGTGGATCAGCTGCTGTTTTTGACACCCTTTGCTTGCAG GCACTCTCGAAGAGAATCCACTATGGTAAATTTGTTGCAGAGGCAAAATTCCGACAATCCCCTGCAGACTATGAGCCTGCCATTAGAGCACAA GACAGGATGCAATTGATGAGCTTGCTGACATTTGAAACAGTGGAAGCAGCTATCAAGAAGAGAGTAGAGATGAAAACTAAAACACTTGGCCAGGAGGTCAAAATCAACCAAGACGAAGACGATGCTAATCCTGTATATAAGATCAAGCCAAATCTAGTTGCCGCTCTGTATGGGGATTGGATCATGCCTCTCACAAAGGAAGTTCAGGTTGAATACTTATTGAGAAGACTGGATTAG
- the LOC112200407 gene encoding chorismate mutase 3, chloroplastic isoform X3, translating into MDAKLLQPSVPNISVYSTPKDSHLVSKIILTTSSHSFPCNPERKQTLNAAMALQASSSPSHLIGYSGKKRVDASESLTLDSIRHSLIRQEDDIIFSLLERAQYCYNTDTYDRDAFSMEGFHGSLVEFMLRETEKLHAQVGRYKSPDEHPFFPAHLPEPMLPPLQYPQVLHPCAGSININNKVWNMYFRDLLPRLVKQGDDGNCGSAAVFDTLCLQALSKRIHYGKFVAEAKFRQSPADYEPAIRAQDAIDELADI; encoded by the exons ATGGACGCCAAGTTGTTACAACCTTCAGTCCCCAACATTTCAGTCTACAGTACCCCAAAGGATTCCCATTTGGTCTCCAAGATCATTCTTACAACCTCCAGCCATAGCTTTCCATGCAATCCAGAAAGAAAACAGACCCTTAATGCTGCTATGGCCCTGcaagcttcttcttctccatcccATCTCATCGg ATATTCAGGGAAGAAAAGGGTAGATGCGAGTGAAAGCTTGACTCTAGACAGTATTAGACACTCTTTGATTCGACAAGAGGATGACATAATATTTAGCCTTTTGGAGAGGGCACAGTATTGTTACAATACTGACACTTACGACCGTGATGCCTTCTCAATGGAAGGATTTCATGGTTCGCTGGTGGAATTCATGCTCAGGGAAACTGAAAAGCTCCATGCGCAG GTTGGCAGATACAAGAGCCCAGATGAGCATCCTTTCTTCCCGGCACATTTACCAGAGCCAATGCTTCCTCCTTTGCAATATCCACAG GTTCTACATCCTTGTGCTGGTTCGATTAATATAAACAACAAAGTTTGGAACATGTATTTTAGAGATCTTCTTCCCAGATTAGTCAAACAAGGAGATGATGGTAATTGTGGATCAGCTGCTGTTTTTGACACCCTTTGCTTGCAG GCACTCTCGAAGAGAATCCACTATGGTAAATTTGTTGCAGAGGCAAAATTCCGACAATCCCCTGCAGACTATGAGCCTGCCATTAGAGCACAA GATGCAATTGATGAGCTTGCTGACATTTGA
- the LOC112200407 gene encoding chorismate mutase 3, chloroplastic isoform X2, translating to MFLYRYSGKKRVDASESLTLDSIRHSLIRQEDDIIFSLLERAQYCYNTDTYDRDAFSMEGFHGSLVEFMLRETEKLHAQVGRYKSPDEHPFFPAHLPEPMLPPLQYPQVLHPCAGSININNKVWNMYFRDLLPRLVKQGDDGNCGSAAVFDTLCLQALSKRIHYGKFVAEAKFRQSPADYEPAIRAQDRMQLMSLLTFETVEAAIKKRVEMKTKTLGQEVKINQDEDDANPVYKIKPNLVAALYGDWIMPLTKEVQVEYLLRRLD from the exons atgtttttatatagATATTCAGGGAAGAAAAGGGTAGATGCGAGTGAAAGCTTGACTCTAGACAGTATTAGACACTCTTTGATTCGACAAGAGGATGACATAATATTTAGCCTTTTGGAGAGGGCACAGTATTGTTACAATACTGACACTTACGACCGTGATGCCTTCTCAATGGAAGGATTTCATGGTTCGCTGGTGGAATTCATGCTCAGGGAAACTGAAAAGCTCCATGCGCAG GTTGGCAGATACAAGAGCCCAGATGAGCATCCTTTCTTCCCGGCACATTTACCAGAGCCAATGCTTCCTCCTTTGCAATATCCACAG GTTCTACATCCTTGTGCTGGTTCGATTAATATAAACAACAAAGTTTGGAACATGTATTTTAGAGATCTTCTTCCCAGATTAGTCAAACAAGGAGATGATGGTAATTGTGGATCAGCTGCTGTTTTTGACACCCTTTGCTTGCAG GCACTCTCGAAGAGAATCCACTATGGTAAATTTGTTGCAGAGGCAAAATTCCGACAATCCCCTGCAGACTATGAGCCTGCCATTAGAGCACAA GACAGGATGCAATTGATGAGCTTGCTGACATTTGAAACAGTGGAAGCAGCTATCAAGAAGAGAGTAGAGATGAAAACTAAAACACTTGGCCAGGAGGTCAAAATCAACCAAGACGAAGACGATGCTAATCCTGTATATAAGATCAAGCCAAATCTAGTTGCCGCTCTGTATGGGGATTGGATCATGCCTCTCACAAAGGAAGTTCAGGTTGAATACTTATTGAGAAGACTGGATTAG
- the LOC112196167 gene encoding uncharacterized protein At5g01610, giving the protein MEKALTKVNSLKIGSSWISKKAKEELSNISDDITTFSSTVEQKAKWIFDKLKGKPPKSLPELLREYNLPPGLFPANITCYEFTETNAKLIVYLPAPSEVTFKDSSAIRYATRVKANLLRGKLIGIEGMKTKVVVWVKVTCVAVESSKSDKVWFTAGVKKSRSKDVYITPQDAIRVQEF; this is encoded by the exons ATGGAGAAAGCTCTAACCAAAGTGAACAGCTTGAAAATTGGGAGCTCATGGATCTCAAAGAAAGCCAAGGAAGAGTTGTCTAACATCAGCGACGACATCACC ACTTTCTCAAGTACCGTTGAGCAGAAGGCAAAATGGATTTTCGACAAGCTGAAAG GAAAGCCACCAAAGAGCTTACCAGAACTCCTCCGAGAGTACAACTTGCCACCAGGGCTCTTTCCAGCAAACATAACCTGTTATGAATTTACCGAGACAAATGCCAAGCTGATTGTGTATTTGCCGGCTCCATCTGAAGTTACCTTCAAGGATTCATCTGCTATAAGGTATGCAACCCGGGTAAAGGCAAATCTGTTGAGGGGAAAGCTCATAGGGATAGAGGGAATGAAGACGAAGGTTGTTGTATGGGTTAAGGTTACTTGTGTAGCAGTGGAAAGTTCCAAGTCTGACAAGGTCTGGTTTACTGCTGGCGTTAAGAAGTCAAGATCCAAGGATGTCTACATCACACCCCAAGATGCTATTAGGGTACAAGAGTTTTGA
- the LOC112196164 gene encoding protein RETARDED ROOT GROWTH, mitochondrial isoform X1 yields MGRWRAASLLLRDIAITTTPPKSSSLLFKPLTLSRSSSSSSIPTSQFYFFLKSRPLSAIPSRVSIDPNDFESGPAYCAHEQPNEDDETGKIPIKAYFLCTSINLKSMQAEYLSNVIPPSSRSTNYIALRFCDFPSENSRFGVWENPSSWRYMVVFQYGSTVLFNVEEHEVQAYLNLVIRHASGMLREMVKDDYAVKEKPQLVDDMQGGPDYIVLRTLDTDSIRIIGSVLGQSIALDYFVSQVDGMVEEFADINRGMEKTGTFTMHKKKLLQLVGKANSTLADVIVKVGLFERSEIAWRDAKYAKIHEYLREEYEVTQRFGNLDFKLKFVEHNIHFLQEVLQNRKSDLLEWCIIFLLTVENIISLYEIVRDSGAVSG; encoded by the exons ATGGGGAGATGGAGAGCAGCTTCTCTTCTCCTCAGGGACATAGCCATAACCACCACACCACCCaaatcttcttctcttcttttcaagcctctcactctctcacgctcttcttcttcgtcgtcaATCCCCACTTCCCAATTCTACTTCTTCCTCAAGTCTAGGCCTCTCTCTGCAATCCCATCTCGGGTATCAATTGACCCGAATGATTTCGAATCCGGGCCGGCCTATTGCGCTCATGAACAACCCAATGAAGACGACGAAACCGGGAAAATCCCCATCAAGGCGTATTTCCTTTGCACCAG TATCAATTTGAAGAGCATGCAGGCCGAGTATTTAAGCAATGTCATTCCTCCTTCGTCTCGCTCAACCAATTATATTGCACTCAGATTTTGTGATTTCCCTTCAGAAAATAGT AGATTTGGAGTATGGGAGAATCCAAGCTCCTGGCGTTACATGGTAGTATTCCAGTATGGATCAACTGTTCTGTTTAATGTTGAGGAGCATGAAGTTCAGGCTTACCTAAATCTAGTCATAagacatgcttctggaatgctaCGAGAGATGGTAAAAGACG ATTATGCTGTAAAAGAGAAGCCTCAGCTGGTTGACGATATGCAGGGTGGGCCAGACTACATAGTTCTTAGAACTTTGGACACGGATAGTATCCGCATTATTGGAAGTGTGCTTGGCCAAAGTATTGCTTTAGATTATTTTGTTTCGCAG gTTGATGGTATGGTTGAAGAGTTTGCAGATATAAATCGAGGAATGGAAAAAACTGGAACTTTTACTATGCATAAAAAGAAGCTCCTTCAACTCGTTGGAAAGGCTAACTCAACTCTAGCTGACGTAATTGTCAAAGTTGGTCTATTTGAGAG ATCAGAAATTGCTTGGAGGGATGCAAAGTATGCTAAAATACATGAATACCTGAGGGAGGAGTATGAGGTTACGCAACGATTTGgaaacttggatttcaagttAAAATTTGTAGAG CACAACATTCATTTCTTGCAAGAAGTCCTACAAAACAGAAAGTCTGATCTTCTGGAATGGTGCATCATCTTCCTGTTGACTGTAGAGAATATTATATCACTATACGAGATTGTTCGGGATTCAGGTGCAGTTTCTGGGTGA
- the LOC112196164 gene encoding protein RETARDED ROOT GROWTH, mitochondrial isoform X3, which produces MQAEYLSNVIPPSSRSTNYIALRFCDFPSENSRFGVWENPSSWRYMVVFQYGSTVLFNVEEHEVQAYLNLVIRHASGMLREMVKDDYAVKEKPQLVDDMQGGPDYIVLRTLDTDSIRIIGSVLGQSIALDYFVSQVDGMVEEFADINRGMEKTGTFTMHKKKLLQLVGKANSTLADVIVKVGLFERSEIAWRDAKYAKIHEYLREEYEVTQRFGNLDFKLKFVEHNIHFLQEVLQNRKSDLLEWCIIFLLTVENIISLYEIVRDSGAVSG; this is translated from the exons ATGCAGGCCGAGTATTTAAGCAATGTCATTCCTCCTTCGTCTCGCTCAACCAATTATATTGCACTCAGATTTTGTGATTTCCCTTCAGAAAATAGT AGATTTGGAGTATGGGAGAATCCAAGCTCCTGGCGTTACATGGTAGTATTCCAGTATGGATCAACTGTTCTGTTTAATGTTGAGGAGCATGAAGTTCAGGCTTACCTAAATCTAGTCATAagacatgcttctggaatgctaCGAGAGATGGTAAAAGACG ATTATGCTGTAAAAGAGAAGCCTCAGCTGGTTGACGATATGCAGGGTGGGCCAGACTACATAGTTCTTAGAACTTTGGACACGGATAGTATCCGCATTATTGGAAGTGTGCTTGGCCAAAGTATTGCTTTAGATTATTTTGTTTCGCAG gTTGATGGTATGGTTGAAGAGTTTGCAGATATAAATCGAGGAATGGAAAAAACTGGAACTTTTACTATGCATAAAAAGAAGCTCCTTCAACTCGTTGGAAAGGCTAACTCAACTCTAGCTGACGTAATTGTCAAAGTTGGTCTATTTGAGAG ATCAGAAATTGCTTGGAGGGATGCAAAGTATGCTAAAATACATGAATACCTGAGGGAGGAGTATGAGGTTACGCAACGATTTGgaaacttggatttcaagttAAAATTTGTAGAG CACAACATTCATTTCTTGCAAGAAGTCCTACAAAACAGAAAGTCTGATCTTCTGGAATGGTGCATCATCTTCCTGTTGACTGTAGAGAATATTATATCACTATACGAGATTGTTCGGGATTCAGGTGCAGTTTCTGGGTGA
- the LOC112196164 gene encoding protein RETARDED ROOT GROWTH, mitochondrial isoform X2, whose amino-acid sequence MRFVKIRGFRSINLKSMQAEYLSNVIPPSSRSTNYIALRFCDFPSENSRFGVWENPSSWRYMVVFQYGSTVLFNVEEHEVQAYLNLVIRHASGMLREMVKDDYAVKEKPQLVDDMQGGPDYIVLRTLDTDSIRIIGSVLGQSIALDYFVSQVDGMVEEFADINRGMEKTGTFTMHKKKLLQLVGKANSTLADVIVKVGLFERSEIAWRDAKYAKIHEYLREEYEVTQRFGNLDFKLKFVEHNIHFLQEVLQNRKSDLLEWCIIFLLTVENIISLYEIVRDSGAVSG is encoded by the exons ATGCGTTTCGTAAAG ATTCGTGGTTTTCGCAGTATCAATTTGAAGAGCATGCAGGCCGAGTATTTAAGCAATGTCATTCCTCCTTCGTCTCGCTCAACCAATTATATTGCACTCAGATTTTGTGATTTCCCTTCAGAAAATAGT AGATTTGGAGTATGGGAGAATCCAAGCTCCTGGCGTTACATGGTAGTATTCCAGTATGGATCAACTGTTCTGTTTAATGTTGAGGAGCATGAAGTTCAGGCTTACCTAAATCTAGTCATAagacatgcttctggaatgctaCGAGAGATGGTAAAAGACG ATTATGCTGTAAAAGAGAAGCCTCAGCTGGTTGACGATATGCAGGGTGGGCCAGACTACATAGTTCTTAGAACTTTGGACACGGATAGTATCCGCATTATTGGAAGTGTGCTTGGCCAAAGTATTGCTTTAGATTATTTTGTTTCGCAG gTTGATGGTATGGTTGAAGAGTTTGCAGATATAAATCGAGGAATGGAAAAAACTGGAACTTTTACTATGCATAAAAAGAAGCTCCTTCAACTCGTTGGAAAGGCTAACTCAACTCTAGCTGACGTAATTGTCAAAGTTGGTCTATTTGAGAG ATCAGAAATTGCTTGGAGGGATGCAAAGTATGCTAAAATACATGAATACCTGAGGGAGGAGTATGAGGTTACGCAACGATTTGgaaacttggatttcaagttAAAATTTGTAGAG CACAACATTCATTTCTTGCAAGAAGTCCTACAAAACAGAAAGTCTGATCTTCTGGAATGGTGCATCATCTTCCTGTTGACTGTAGAGAATATTATATCACTATACGAGATTGTTCGGGATTCAGGTGCAGTTTCTGGGTGA
- the LOC112196166 gene encoding cell division topological specificity factor homolog, chloroplastic: MAIIGDLRVSATLASHSLRSSLPSSKVESVSFLNGGSSISEIKPKWPSMAFDRRDIRQHSKRSIGDFQMSPNSINQDAESFLINAINMSFFERFNLAWKILFPSPASRRSSNANIAKQRLKMILFSDRCAVSDEAKRKIVNNIVHALSDFVEIESRDKVQLSVSTDTDLGTIYSVTVPVRRVKPEYQIGDETGTITNIEYKDTGENSGSVDVRFDFFVPDE; encoded by the exons ATGGCTATTATTGGGGATCTGAGAGTCTCGGCTACACTGGCTTCTCACTCTCTCCGGAGCTCTTTGCCGTCTTCAAAG GTAGAATCCGTTAGCTTTCTGAATGGAGGGTCTAGCATTTCTGAAATTAAACCGAAGTGGCCCAGTATGGCATTTGATAGACGTGATATTCGTCAACATTCCAAGCGATCTATTGGAGATTTTCAAATGTCGCCAAACTCCATTAACCAAGATGCTGAGAGCTTCCTCATTAATGCCATCAATATGAGTTTCTTTGAACGATTCAACTTGGCTTGGAAGATATTGTTCCCATCACCAGCCTCTAGAAGGAGCTCTAATGCAAATATagccaagcagcgcttgaagaTGATCCTCTTCTCTGACCGATGTGCAGTTAGTGATGAGGCTAAACGGAAGATTGTCAACAACATTGTGCATGCTCTATCAGATTTTGTGGAGATAGAATCGCGTGACAAAGTTCAGCTGAGTGTGTCTACTGATACTGACCTCGGTACCATTTACTCTGTCACGGTGCCTGTAAGACGGGTTAAGCCAGAATATCAAATTGGAGATGAGACTGGAACAATAACAAATATCGAATACAAAGATACTGGAGAAAATTCTGGTTCTGTTGATGTCAGGTTCGATTTCTTTGTCCCTGACGAATGA
- the LOC112196165 gene encoding mitotic checkpoint protein BUB3.3, translating to MSGAPLKFETPIQDAISRIRFAPTSHNLLIASWDSKLRLYDVGSSVLRLEAPAEAALLDCCFQNESVAFSAGSDGFIRRYDLHSGICEMIGNHDDIATCIGYSDETSQVLTAGLDKKIFAWDARMEEGKKSVFVKSLDSEVTSMSLSGLDMMVTMGALIYVCDLRNLQKPYESKVSDLNTTIICGSAIPNAKGFAVGSADGRVSLEICHPSKSDNIRYMFRCHPKSTDRRYHLAAVNEIVFNPLIYGALLTGDDEGHVIAWNAQSRKRLFQLPRYPNSVASLAYHHQGQLLAVASSYTYRQAIESEELPQIFIHEIGDANMRSADIGSSSCN from the exons ATGAGCGGAGCCCCTTTGAAATTCGAAACCCCAATCCAAGATGCAATTTCCAGAATCCGATTCGCTCCAACCTCACACAACCTTCTCATCGCTTCTTGGGACTCC AAACTGCGATTGTACGACGTGGGAAGCTCGGTGCTCAGATTAGAAGCTCCGGCCGAAGCTGCACTACTCGATTGTTGCTTCCAGAACGAGTCGGTTGCGTTTAGCGCCGGCTCCGATGGCTTCATTAGAAG GTATGACTTGCATTCTGGGATCTGTGAGATGATTGGAAATCATGATGACATAGCAACCTGCATTGGATATTCTGATGAAACAA GCCAAGTACTTACCGCTGGTTTGGACAAGAAGATATTTGCCTGGGACGCACGTATGGAGGAGGGTAAAAAATCTGTGTTTGTAAAAAGTCTTGACTCAGAGGTGACGTCCATGTCACTCTCGGGTCTCGATATGATGGTAACCATGGGAGCGTTAATATATGTGTGTGATTTGCGCAACCTCCAAAAACCATATGAATCAAAAGTTTCAGATTTGAACACAACGATTATATGTGGAAGTGCAATTCCTAATGCTAAAG GATTTGCGGTTGGCTCAGCAGATGGACGAGTGTCATTGGAGATTTGCCATCCATCTAAATCAGATAACATCAG ATATATGTTCCGGTGTCATCCGAAGTCAACTGATAGAAGATATCATCTAGCAGCGGTGAATGAAATTGTGTTCAATCCTCT CATTTACGGTGCCCTTCTTACTGGTGATGATGAGGGTCATGTTATTGCATGGAATGCTCAAAGCAGAAAGAGGCTATTTCAG TTGCCTAGGTACCCAAATAGCGTGGCATCCTTAGCGTATCACCACCAGGGACAACTTCTGGCCGTTGCATCAAGCTACACATATCGGCAAGCTATTGAATC AGAAGAGCTCCCTCAGATATTTATACATGAAATTGGCGATGCTAACATGAGATCAGCTGACATAGGAAGTTCGAGCTGCAACTAA